In Hemicordylus capensis ecotype Gifberg chromosome 3, rHemCap1.1.pri, whole genome shotgun sequence, one DNA window encodes the following:
- the LOC128349076 gene encoding uncharacterized protein LOC128349076, with protein MLHHVLGDPLGEKPNEATLVPGPLPGLHVPTDIMGKELNEETSMLGSLPEPRVPTDILEQELNEEMLVPRSLPGPCITNDILGKELNEATLVPGLLPGPHISTDILEEMLNEETSMPGSLPGPRVHTDILEGELNEATSVPGSLPGPHITNDILGEEVNEETSVPGPSIPTGTPKEAAFVSEPLPEPSIADNYLEQEIVILKGLQNDYVQRQMRVHHISQQFPHFLRAINLQIGHTRTRLIRSEVRLQRWGKEGDQALMPVI; from the exons ATGTTGCACCATGTTCTGGGGGACCCTCTGGGGGAAAAGCCCAATGAGGCAACCTTGGTGCCAGGACCCCTTCCAGGACTTCATGTCCCCACTGACATTatggggaaagagctcaatgaggaaactTCAATGCTAGGATCACTCCCAGAACCTCGCGTCCCCACTGATATTCTGGAgcaagagctcaatgaggaaatgttggtgccaagatcccttccaggaccttgcatcaccaatgacattctggggaaagagctcaatgaagcaaccttggtgccaggactccttccaggacctcacatttccactgatattctggaggaaatgctcaatgaggaaacctcaatgccaggaTCTCTTCCAGGACCTCGCGTCCACACTGATATTCTGGAGGGAGAACTCAATGAGGCAACttcagtgccaggatcccttccaggacctcacatcaccaatgacattctgggggaagaggtcaatgaggaaacctcagtgccaggtccttccatccccactggcactccaaaggaagcagcttttgtgtcagagcccttaccagagccttccattgctgacAATTATCTTGAGCAAGAAATAGTAATCCTCAAAGGATTACAGAATGACTATGTCCAGCGGC aaatgAGGGTTCACCAcatttcccaacagttccctcattttctccgggccatcaacctgcaaattggacacacacggacaaggctcatccgcagtgaagttcggctgcaacggtggggaaaggaag GTGACCAAGCTCTGATGCCTGTAATTTAG